The Arctopsyche grandis isolate Sample6627 chromosome 5, ASM5162203v2, whole genome shotgun sequence genome includes a window with the following:
- the LOC143911991 gene encoding achaete-scute homolog 1a-like, which yields MVHLTQQTVRKLAPAPDRTSVLVSTQDQIRCKKKINFTPYPTPQPASVARRNARERNRVKQVNNGFATLREHIPASVAASVTGTGRAAASKKLSKVDTLRMAVEYIRNLQQLLDDNDSDASSTITTPDQNSYYPDSPEMNHMVHHTPPCSEASVSPTPSFTSESTPYPPQKTPYQNESFENYEPMSPEDEELLDVIWWWQQQ from the coding sequence ATGGTACACCTCACCCAACAAACCGTCAGAAAGCTGGCACCAGCCCCAGACCGAACCTCAGTGCTAGTCTCGACCCAAGACCAAATACGCTGCAAGAAGAAAATCAACTTCACCCCGTACCCGACACCTCAACCGGCATCAGTGGCGAGGCGAAACGCAAGAGAGCGAAACCGCGTCAAGCAAGTCAACAACGGATTTGCAACCCTCCGAGAGCACATCCCAGCATCAGTGGCTGCCTCAGTCACCGGAACAGGAAGAGCAGCCGCCTCCAAAAAACTGAGCAAAGTAGACACTCTGCGTATGGCCGTCGAATACATAAGAAACCTGCAACAGCTACTGGACGACAACGACTCGGACGCGTCGTCAACAATAACAACCCCGGATCAAAATTCGTACTATCCAGACAGTCCCGAGATGAATCATATGGTGCACCACACTCCTCCTTGCTCCGAAGCTTCAGTTTCTCCGACACCTTCGTTCACGTCCGAGTCGACACCCTACCCACCCCAGAAGACGCCGTACCAAAACGAGTCGTTTGAAAATTACGAGCCGATGAGTCCAGAAGATGAGGAGTTGCTAGACGTCATTTGGTGGTGGCAACAGCAATGA